The following DNA comes from Scomber scombrus chromosome 7, fScoSco1.1, whole genome shotgun sequence.
tccttctttcctccctccctcctaccttccttctttcctccgcccttcctcccttccttctttcctttcctttcctcccttccttcctcccttcttcctttcctgaCTCGAGGTCACCAAAATGTTTAAGTAGTTTAACACAGAGCTGCTTGACTGGAtgagaaattgtgaaaaacGTAAATGTGAAGAGACGCACGTTGTCGTCGAAGTCCATGAAGTTGGAGACGACTTTGACGTTGGGGTGGTAGACTCCGGCCTGGCGGATGATCTCCTCCAGGACATCGCCTAGACCGGCCGAGAAGATGAAGACGGGGACGCTGTGCTGGTGCAGGCGGTCAAAGAACTGCTCAAAGCCTTCCCTGAAACGCAGCGGTGATCGTACAGTAATAACGTCAGTTATCGGTTCTATACGTATGAATGatgctacatgctacatgctacatgctacaGTGTGCTGTACTGTTAAAAGTTCATTATATCAGAGGAACAGATACCTGAGTGCAGCGTCAGACtctttcaccacatctggcagTTTGTCTTTCTCTAGCCGCTGTTCCACGAGTAGCGTGTGAGATTTGAAatacctgcaaacacacacacacacgcatttaAATGTGAGCCGAAACACAAACCTGacattagctgtgtgtgtgtgtgtgtgtgtgtgtgtgtgtgtgtgtgtgtgtgtgtgtgtgtgtgtgtgtgtgtgtgtgtgtgtgtgccttacCACTCCACCATGAATGGGTATTTCTCCTCCATGGTGAGATTAGGGTCGATCTCGATGGGATAATATTTATTCTTCAGCTCCAGCAGCTTCTGCCTGCATTCCTCCGTCACCAGCTTGCAGTCATCGATGATAtctgcacagagaagaagaagaatatcaGTATTATAAGTTAAGTTTCAAACACACTACAGTCTATAGTTCCTGACACCGGTGAGTAGAAGTCTCGTGTGTGTTTCTCTGGTTGTACTTACTGTGACACGTCGGGGAGCGTTTGCCGTTGATGGCAAACTTGCTTAACGTCATGTCGAAGTCGGTGATGATCTGCATTGAAGTCGGACAGGTGTGAGAGACGGAAACTTTAAATACCGAAACATACAGTAGAAGAAGCAGAGTAACTCACAGAGAACCTAAAAGACCGAGTGGCCTAAAGCActaaacacacatcaacacaaccATCCAATGTTTAAAAGAGTACATACATGAGAgaggcaaaatattaggaacaccattcaatataatgcaccctagtacgccaccacctcttagtacgacctcagcaataaacataaagtagaattatcacattttttacaatgttaccaaaaactgaaaatgtctaaacttcataaatgtagactctaaagcagagctgttgtattagattgaattagattgcacaggtgttcctaataaagagaCCAGTGAGTGTATATCACAACTTACTTACTTTTACATAACTgttatatgtttatgtttgcttATATTTTCTAGCTTTTGTTGTCTCAGTTTTAGCTGTATGTTGTCTTTATATTCTGAGTCCTCTTAAACATATTTTGCCACCGGGCGGCGCTGTTCAGGACTTGGTGTATTTACCTGAAGTTTGGAGGCCCCTCCCTTGATGAGACCACAGATGATCTGCTCCACCCTCTCGGGGTCCCTCATATGGACCGTCGACTTCTCAAATTGAGGCAtctggagggagagagagagagagagatagagagagagagagagagagagagagagtgaggttCATATTTTAGATAACACAGACGAGGAAAATACTGAAACTATGAAGATGCTTCATCATCATGAGCTTGGAGAAAAGTCCTGATAGCCTTCAGGTGTCACTGCAGCGGTGTTTTCCTGCAGGTTATCTACGCTGAGAGCTCTGGTATGAAGAGGAGGCTGACAACGACGAGGAagagtgggaggaggagaggatgaagagcagaaggagttgtgtgtgtgtgtgtgtgtgtgtgtgtgtgtgtgtgagtgtgtgtgtgtgtgtgtgtgtgtgtgtgtgtgtgtgtgtgtgtgtgtgtgtgtgtgtgtgtgtgtgtgtgtgtgtgtgtgtgtatcaggcaTGAAGACATGTTCCTTCTTGATTATAAACTCCACACCTCTCCTGTCACATAAATCATAACTAACTCatgaattcaaatgtttttttcaacattcCCTTCAGAGTAATTGAACACAGTGTTCCCTGGATCAGACACACACTCCTGTGGCGGGGGTGTGTGAGGAGGGGGgtatgaggggggggggggggttacttcAGGGTTACGAAGCAGCTAATGTTTGGAATCTGTCGGTGTTGTATAACGAgcttaacaaacacacaaacagccgTCGCCGTGCAGAGAGGAAACTTCAGCCCGTCGTCATTCATTCATATCTGAGCGTCggtaaaaactaaagaaaccatAATATATTAaccaaaatgattaattaattagaaaAGTAGTTGGCCAATACTTTAATAGTTGGTAATTAACGAATGGATTTATCATTGCAGCTCTGCAGACATCTATCTATCAACCCGTAGCGTGTATAAATCAGTGTATTCTGCTATGGACGTATAAAACGCTTTAACGCTCtttatgatgataataatctTGACAGCTGACAGATGAGAGGAGTGGACACACTGCGCATACAGTAGGTGTTGACTGTGCTGATGAAAAGCCaacaactgaaaaactaaagtacacaaatacacacagggacacacacactctgcaaacaccccccccccccccccctcagggcTTACATAATCAGCTTCAGGCTCCTTAGCACCTCATGAATCACTCTGATCcccacagaaacacaacaccCAGAacagaaactaaatataaaacttgaatcctttattttgtttctgtCGGCTCtttagtcacacacacacacacacacacacacacacacacacacacacacacacacacacacacacacacacacacacacacacacacacacacacacacacacacacacacacacacacacacggaccgcacattcattttttaaatgacagggTATTCGGAGTCTCTGCATTCCTTTCCTTAGGGTCACATCTGTATAAAAACAAGTCGGGGTGGCGGCAGCAGCAGTCTTAAAGAGGGCGTGTTCCTCCTGATGTCAAAGAAATTCAAACTCGCCGttcaaaacagcaaaaaaaaaaagaagaaacacccTTCTCAGAAATTAAACACGATACGAGACTCTGACGATGCAGAGTGGGAACCTGCCAGATGTTCTTCATCACGGTCCTGCtccttgtttagttttttaacacAATTTGCAGCATTAAAAGACCCGAGAGTGAGTTCTGATGCTACCGTCTAACCTCAGACAAGACAATGTATGCTACAAATGCtgaggggtcaaaggtcaaagcaTCCCAAAAACAGCAGAAGTGGTAGATGTTTGTTCTTCTACAGTCTAATCAGTCTAGtttgaagtaaaataaaataaaaaggctaCAGCATGATGAAGCATAACCAGTtagttatacacacacacacacttacctcGAGGGTTTGTTGTCTCAGCTAAAAAACAAGAGTGAAGAAAAGATTGTGTGGCTGGCGAGGGCTTATATATCTACAGCAGCAGGAGGGGGCGTCGCCCAAAAATAGGAGCAACAACATaacccctcccccccccacacacacacacacacacatacacacacacacaaacagtttcAATATAAATAGGCGTGGAATGGGGCCAGTAGAAGAAAAATGACATATACCCTTGTTCCAGtaatgtgacctttgacctcttgaAAAAGGAacctttaaaaatcaattaGGGTAGGCTTCAGTATTACTACTGCTGAgcacacacatttcaaacacacacacacaaacacacaaacacgccaGTAAATAGCTTGACGCTGCATGACAGGTCACGAGGGTCAAGGTTCGGTGTGAGTGTCAGGCTGTTTGGTCAATGGTCAGTAACATATGACACTCACACGCGGACGTGCctcacattcatgcacacatgcacacacacacataaatacacacaaagatacacagTGTCTTATCTCTTCATTCTCTCACACAGAAACTGGTTGAGTCTGAACATGTTCATCATTTAGATTTAATTACAtgtacttctctctctctctcacacacacacacacacacacaaacacacacacacacacacacacagacacacacacaaacacaaacacaaacacacacacacacacacacacagttcattaGGTGTAACCCTCTTGAGTGGCCTCGGGGCCCAAAGTTGtcctctccaaaaaaaaaaaaaaaaaaaaaaaaaaaaccctcttttcTTGTGTCAGCTAATCCAGAGTCCTCcattattgtatttgtgtgatcAATATCACGTCAAACCGATGGAATAAATCACCAGAAAAAACGTGAAGCCTGTGATGGATTTGGGAAtttgtgcaaacacacactccaagTTAACGACAAGCGAAGAAGAGCTTATTGCTGGATAATTAACTGAAAAGTAAAAGCACCAGTTTGGACTTTATCGATACTTAAACTGTTATTTAAAActgcttttaaccctttacatactgttcatgtccTGACTCATACTTAGTCTCTccactaattcacattcataaattcaccatctgtcatttagaaatgtttgttaaataaaagacattcacaatcactattttatggtccaggtgaatgttttttaaataaacacaggtcaaatttgcacTTTcccattcataaaaatgtgtattttatttccatttttgtacactgtgggtcacattaggtaAAAGACCAGCTAAAATAAaagtgtatagggtgtttttacaaactctcaaatgcaaaaatgggtcaaatgtaacccttaacagtatgtaaggcaTCAGAATCAAAATATACTTAAAGTACCAAatgtaaagttatttttatgtaGAATTGACCCAGTTGACAATAATGTAAGTACTAATAAATTATTGTGTAAACAAATTGGTAAAAAGTTTACACTGCTGggtaaattataatttattagtTGATTAAATTTTGTATTAATGACCTAAATCTGCAAAGTTAttagtaactaaagctgtcaaacaAATGTAGTTGAGAGAAAAGTACAATATAAGTCTTCacaatgtagtggagtggaatcaatcaatcaatcaattattgtTTATATAGACCCTAAAGAGTATCAAACGGTTAAGTCCAGTGCATTATCAATACCTAATAGTCTAttcaattagttgccaacttttaaaaataatcaccAACTAATTGAATAAATCGATTAATCGTTAAATTGTCTGGTTTCATCGTCTCACATGTGAATATATTCAGGTTTATACATTCTGGCACCTCAAATTTAAGatcatttccatcatttaaaaagagagaagtggTGGAAATCAGACGCACCAGCGTcgaaaaagatgtttaaaaggTTGAATTCTGCGTTTAAACTCTAGCTCAACACTGGGAATGTATCCTCAGGCTCAACTGCTGCTGACTAAGACTTCTCCTCTTCTTGCTCCTCATTGCTCTGCTGATCTGTCCTGGCGTGACGTTGCTGGTCCGACTGGTGTGAGACGGGAACATGAGGCCAACTATCTTTTCCCTAAGCTGATCTCATAACAGCTCACATACCGAGACTCCCCCAAAACTAGGTCGACGCTCTCCGGTTCCACCTCACCACAATTACAGCACGTCCCTGCTGCACACAGAAGACCTGGGACCGCCAATCATTGCACCGGATTCACAAGAAGAGCGGGgagtgttttcatttagtcCTGAGGCGTTCTCTCACTATCTTCACTTTGGATGTTTTGGATTTGACCGTGTTTGCAACAGCagatttatctttttctttctttcttttttcatctcatttaatttcattttaatgtgagTTTCGGCGACGATGTAcatttttgtgtccatgtggtttagtcaaatttaaagggttaaaatgtgaaaataaacgtatgaataacttgcacacatcctttttttgtggactcagca
Coding sequences within:
- the nt5c3a gene encoding cytosolic 5'-nucleotidase 3, translating into MDRTAVVKVGAAASASVCALFGGVVLAQYIVAKKKRAGKKTRIIEMMPQFEKSTVHMRDPERVEQIICGLIKGGASKLQIITDFDMTLSKFAINGKRSPTCHNIIDDCKLVTEECRQKLLELKNKYYPIEIDPNLTMEEKYPFMVEWYFKSHTLLVEQRLEKDKLPDVVKESDAALREGFEQFFDRLHQHSVPVFIFSAGLGDVLEEIIRQAGVYHPNVKVVSNFMDFDDNGVLKGFKGELIHVYNKHDGALRNTEYFKQLREYCNIILMGDSLGDLSMADGVPNVENILKIGFLNDKVEERLDKYLDSYDIVLVKDETLEVPNAILQKVL